A single genomic interval of Hafnia alvei harbors:
- a CDS encoding YcfL family protein, protein MRFSLSRCTLTVILPLALLAGCSTPSHIAVSDGQRVVMDPSVLTAGVTADNPTVSSGDIYPVASAVVNYGEEQQPVTLNYRFYWYDAKGLDIFPHEPPRTIKLNPGQEVRLESTSANTRAKQVRLYLYL, encoded by the coding sequence ATGCGATTCTCATTATCCAGATGTACATTGACGGTGATCTTGCCGCTGGCATTACTCGCAGGGTGTAGCACGCCGAGCCACATCGCCGTCAGCGATGGGCAGCGAGTGGTGATGGATCCTTCGGTACTCACGGCAGGCGTGACGGCGGATAATCCAACCGTATCGTCGGGGGATATCTATCCTGTGGCCAGCGCCGTGGTTAATTATGGTGAAGAGCAACAGCCTGTCACGCTGAACTACCGTTTTTATTGGTATGACGCCAAAGGTCTGGATATCTTCCCACACGAACCACCGCGGACGATTAAGCTAAACCCAGGCCAAGAAGTGCGTCTGGAATCCACCAGCGCGAATACCCGAGCAAAACAGGTACGTCTCTACCTCTATCTATAA
- the hinT gene encoding purine nucleoside phosphoramidase, with translation MAEETIFSKIIRREIPSDIVYQDDLVTAFRDISPQAPSHILIIPNQLIPTVNDVKPEDEAALGRMVTVAAKIAQQEGIAEDGYRLIINCNRHAGQEVYHIHMHLLGGRSLGPLLAR, from the coding sequence ATGGCAGAAGAAACTATTTTCAGCAAAATTATTCGTCGTGAGATCCCGTCAGATATCGTTTATCAGGACGACTTAGTAACTGCATTCCGTGATATTTCTCCACAGGCACCTAGCCATATTCTCATTATTCCAAACCAGCTGATCCCAACGGTGAATGACGTTAAGCCAGAAGATGAAGCGGCGCTGGGCAGAATGGTCACCGTAGCGGCAAAAATTGCCCAGCAGGAAGGCATTGCTGAAGATGGCTATCGCCTGATTATCAACTGCAACCGTCATGCGGGGCAGGAGGTTTATCACATCCACATGCATTTGTTGGGCGGCCGTTCATTAGGTCCTTTGCTCGCTCGTTAA
- the lpoB gene encoding penicillin-binding protein activator LpoB encodes MKKLLGVTFAAMVLAGCQTITQQGSETTTEPEKPTQTQPPVTAPTTPPEQPPVTTVPTPPKVQSFNWSASLTPLINQMLGSPDVTAGSVLLVDNVQNQTNGSLQVSNATAELKKALQQGNKFTLVPANQVTSAKQSLGLSAEDSLGSRRKAIGLARIVNAQYVLYSTVEGDVQSPKVAMQLMLVQTGEIIWSGNGAVTR; translated from the coding sequence ATGAAGAAGCTTTTAGGTGTGACATTCGCGGCGATGGTGCTGGCGGGTTGTCAAACGATCACTCAACAAGGTAGTGAAACCACCACCGAACCAGAAAAGCCAACGCAAACACAGCCGCCGGTGACGGCACCGACCACGCCGCCCGAACAGCCACCGGTGACTACGGTGCCAACGCCGCCAAAGGTACAAAGCTTCAACTGGAGCGCTAGTCTAACGCCGCTGATTAATCAGATGCTAGGCTCGCCAGACGTCACCGCGGGCAGCGTTTTGCTGGTGGATAACGTGCAAAACCAAACCAACGGTAGCTTGCAGGTATCAAACGCCACGGCTGAATTGAAAAAGGCGCTGCAGCAGGGCAATAAATTTACGCTGGTTCCCGCTAATCAGGTTACCAGTGCCAAACAGTCACTGGGCTTATCTGCCGAAGATAGCTTAGGTTCACGCCGTAAAGCGATTGGTTTAGCGCGCATTGTAAACGCTCAATACGTGCTGTATAGCACGGTAGAGGGCGACGTACAGTCACCTAAAGTGGCGATGCAGCTGATGCTGGTGCAAACCGGTGAGATTATCTGGTCTGGCAATGGGGCCGTGACACGCTGA
- the oppF gene encoding murein tripeptide/oligopeptide ABC transporter ATP binding protein OppF: MSNEDKKVLLEVADLKVHFEIKDNKAWFWQPAKTLKAVDGVTLRLYEGETLGVVGESGCGKSTLARALIGLVKATDGRVAWLGKSLLGMDAKHWHEVRHDIQMIFQDPLASLNPRMTIGEIIAEPLRTYHPKMARSEVKERVRNMMMKVGLLPNLINRYPHEFSGGQCQRIGIARALILEPKLIICDEPVSALDVSIQAQVVNLLQQLQREMGLSLIFIAHDLAVVKHISDRVLVMYLGHAVELGTYDEVYHNPQHPYTKALMSAVPVPDPDLERNKKIQLLEGELPSPINPPSGCVFRTRCPIAGPECALTRPLMEGSFRHAVSCLKVDPL; this comes from the coding sequence ATGAGCAACGAAGACAAAAAAGTATTGCTCGAAGTTGCCGATCTGAAGGTTCACTTCGAGATAAAAGACAACAAGGCGTGGTTCTGGCAACCAGCCAAAACCTTGAAAGCGGTCGACGGTGTGACGTTGCGCCTATATGAAGGCGAAACCCTAGGCGTGGTTGGTGAATCGGGCTGCGGTAAATCAACGCTGGCGCGTGCATTAATCGGTTTAGTGAAAGCGACCGATGGCCGCGTGGCGTGGCTCGGTAAGAGTCTGCTGGGCATGGACGCCAAACATTGGCATGAAGTCCGTCACGATATCCAGATGATTTTCCAAGATCCGCTGGCATCGCTGAACCCGCGCATGACCATCGGTGAAATCATTGCGGAGCCGCTGCGGACATATCATCCCAAAATGGCGCGCAGCGAGGTGAAAGAGCGCGTCAGAAATATGATGATGAAAGTGGGGTTATTGCCGAACCTGATTAACCGCTATCCTCATGAATTCTCGGGCGGTCAGTGCCAGCGCATCGGGATTGCTCGAGCACTGATATTGGAACCCAAGCTGATTATTTGTGATGAGCCGGTTTCCGCGCTCGATGTGTCGATTCAGGCGCAGGTTGTTAACCTGCTACAGCAGCTTCAGCGAGAAATGGGGCTTTCGCTGATCTTTATCGCGCACGATCTTGCTGTGGTGAAACACATTTCCGACCGCGTTCTGGTGATGTATCTCGGCCACGCGGTTGAGCTCGGCACCTATGATGAGGTGTATCACAATCCTCAGCATCCTTATACCAAAGCGCTGATGTCTGCGGTGCCGGTTCCTGACCCAGATTTAGAGCGCAATAAAAAAATTCAGCTCTTGGAAGGCGAGCTACCTTCGCCGATCAATCCACCATCAGGCTGTGTGTTCCGCACTCGCTGTCCAATTGCTGGGCCAGAATGCGCATTAACGCGGCCGTTAATGGAGGGGAGTTTCCGCCACGCGGTTTCGTGTTTGAAGGTGGATCCTCTCTAG
- the oppC gene encoding oligopeptide ABC transporter permease OppC — translation MLLNKKNAQVVENFGEQLEVEGRSLWQDARRRFVHNRAALASLFVLSLIALFVIFAPMLSQFAYDDTDWGMMSSAPDMESGHYFGTDSSGRDLLVRVAIGGRISLMVGIAAALVAVVVGTLYGAMAGYVGGKTDSVMMRLLEILNSFPFMFFVILLVTFFGQNILLIFVAIGMVSWLDMARIVRGQTLSLKRKEFIEAALVGGVSTRKIVTRHIVPNVLGVVVVYASLLVPSMILFESFLSFLGLGTQEPLSSWGALLSDGANSMEVSPWLLMYPAAFLVVTLFCFNFIGDGLRDALDPKDR, via the coding sequence ATGTTACTGAATAAAAAAAATGCGCAGGTGGTCGAAAATTTCGGTGAACAACTGGAAGTGGAAGGTCGTAGCCTGTGGCAAGATGCGCGCCGTCGTTTCGTTCATAACCGCGCCGCGTTGGCGAGCCTGTTTGTACTGAGCCTGATCGCGCTATTTGTGATTTTTGCCCCGATGCTGTCGCAATTTGCCTATGACGACACCGATTGGGGAATGATGTCATCGGCGCCAGATATGGAGTCAGGCCACTACTTTGGCACGGATTCTTCCGGGCGTGATTTGCTGGTGCGCGTGGCGATTGGCGGCCGTATTTCGTTAATGGTAGGGATTGCGGCGGCGCTGGTTGCGGTGGTCGTTGGCACCTTGTATGGCGCGATGGCCGGTTACGTGGGTGGCAAAACCGACTCGGTGATGATGCGCCTGCTCGAGATCCTCAACTCCTTCCCCTTCATGTTCTTCGTGATTTTGCTGGTGACCTTCTTTGGGCAAAACATCCTGCTGATCTTTGTAGCGATCGGCATGGTGTCGTGGTTGGACATGGCGCGTATCGTGCGCGGGCAAACGCTGAGTTTGAAGCGCAAAGAGTTTATTGAAGCGGCGCTGGTGGGCGGTGTATCCACCCGCAAAATTGTCACCCGCCATATTGTTCCCAACGTGCTGGGCGTGGTAGTGGTGTATGCCTCTTTATTGGTGCCAAGCATGATTTTGTTTGAATCCTTCCTCAGCTTCTTAGGGCTAGGGACTCAAGAACCGTTGAGCAGCTGGGGCGCGTTACTCAGCGATGGCGCCAACTCAATGGAAGTGTCTCCGTGGTTGCTGATGTATCCGGCTGCGTTTCTGGTTGTGACGCTATTCTGTTTCAACTTTATCGGCGATGGTCTGCGTGACGCCCTCGACCCGAAAGATCGTTAA
- a CDS encoding ABC transporter ATP-binding protein, giving the protein MMTTDKSAERLLAVKDLRVTFTTNDGDVTAVNDLNFSLRAGETLGIVGESGSGKSQTAFALMGLLAQNGSIGGSALFNGREILNLPEKQLNKLRAEEIAMIFQDPMTSLNPYMRVGEQLMEVLMLHKGMSKAQAFEESVRMLDAVKMPEARKRMRMFPHEFSGGMRQRVMIAMALLCRPKLLIADEPTTALDVTVQAQIMTLLNELKSEFNTAIIMITHDLGVVAGICDKVLVMYAGRTMEYGQARDVFYSPSHPYSIGLLNAVPRLDGENESLLTIPGNPPNLLRLPKGCPFQPRCPHSTEQCMQMPPLESFGEGRLRACFRTVEELA; this is encoded by the coding sequence ATGATGACAACAGATAAAAGCGCAGAGCGGCTGCTGGCGGTAAAAGATCTCCGCGTCACCTTCACCACCAACGACGGCGATGTCACGGCGGTCAACGATTTAAACTTCTCGCTGCGAGCGGGTGAAACGCTCGGTATCGTTGGCGAGTCGGGTTCAGGGAAATCACAAACGGCGTTTGCGCTGATGGGATTGTTGGCACAAAACGGCAGTATCGGCGGCTCCGCGTTGTTCAACGGGCGTGAAATACTCAATCTACCGGAGAAGCAGCTCAATAAACTGCGCGCCGAAGAGATTGCAATGATCTTCCAAGATCCGATGACCTCTCTGAACCCTTATATGCGCGTCGGCGAACAGCTGATGGAAGTGCTGATGCTGCATAAAGGCATGAGCAAAGCGCAGGCTTTCGAAGAATCGGTGCGTATGCTGGATGCGGTAAAAATGCCGGAAGCGCGCAAGCGCATGCGCATGTTCCCGCATGAGTTTTCCGGCGGTATGCGTCAGCGCGTGATGATTGCCATGGCGCTACTGTGTCGGCCTAAACTGTTGATCGCTGATGAACCCACCACGGCATTGGACGTTACGGTGCAGGCACAAATTATGACGCTGCTCAATGAGTTGAAAAGCGAGTTTAATACCGCGATTATCATGATCACTCACGATCTGGGCGTGGTTGCAGGCATCTGTGACAAAGTGTTGGTGATGTATGCCGGGCGAACCATGGAATACGGTCAAGCACGCGACGTATTTTATTCGCCTAGCCATCCCTATTCGATTGGCCTGCTAAACGCAGTGCCGCGTTTAGACGGCGAAAATGAATCTCTGCTAACCATCCCTGGCAATCCACCCAATCTGTTGCGCTTGCCGAAAGGCTGCCCATTCCAGCCGCGTTGTCCTCACTCTACTGAGCAGTGTATGCAAATGCCGCCGCTGGAGTCATTTGGGGAAGGGCGTTTACGCGCCTGTTTTAGAACCGTGGAGGAATTGGCATGA